A section of the Rhizomicrobium sp. genome encodes:
- the lpdA gene encoding dihydrolipoyl dehydrogenase has product MSERINTKVLIVGGGPGGYVAGIRCGQLGLETVLVEAERLGGTCLNVGCIPSKAIIHVAGEFETMAHAAKAPLNGISLSAAPKIDFAETVKWKDGVVKRLNTGVAGLLKRAKVRVVEGWAVFSDAKTCTVKTKDGEVTIAAEHVILANGSVPVELPFLPFGGKVISSTGALALPVLPKRLAVVGAGYIGLELGIAFRKLGVEVTVVEALDRILPLYDAQLVAPVAKWLEKNGVALHLGAKAKGLGKDGLAAELKDGSTVDIAADNILVTVGRKPATEGWGLENMAVDMDGRFVKVDDQCRTAMKNVWAVGDLVGEPMLEHKAATQGEMVAEIIAGHKRRFDPMTIAAVCFTEPEIVSAGMSPHEAEGEDVITAVFPFMANGRALSMDGGDNGGFVRILARKSDHRVLGIQAVGAHVSELSNEFSLALEMGAVLEDIAGTIHVHPTLGEAFHESALRALGHAIHI; this is encoded by the coding sequence ATGTCGGAACGCATCAACACCAAGGTCCTCATCGTGGGCGGCGGGCCGGGCGGCTATGTCGCCGGCATCCGCTGCGGCCAGCTCGGTCTCGAGACCGTGCTGGTGGAGGCGGAACGGCTGGGCGGGACGTGCCTCAATGTCGGCTGCATTCCGTCCAAGGCGATCATCCATGTCGCGGGCGAATTCGAAACGATGGCGCATGCCGCGAAGGCGCCGCTGAACGGCATCTCGCTGTCCGCCGCGCCGAAGATCGATTTCGCCGAGACGGTGAAGTGGAAAGACGGCGTCGTGAAGCGGCTGAACACCGGCGTGGCGGGGCTGCTCAAGCGCGCCAAGGTGCGGGTGGTCGAGGGCTGGGCGGTGTTTTCGGACGCCAAGACCTGCACGGTGAAGACGAAGGACGGCGAGGTCACGATCGCGGCGGAGCACGTCATCCTCGCCAACGGCTCGGTGCCGGTGGAGCTGCCCTTCCTGCCGTTCGGCGGCAAGGTGATCTCCTCCACCGGGGCGCTGGCGCTGCCGGTGCTGCCGAAGCGGCTCGCGGTGGTCGGCGCGGGCTATATCGGGCTGGAGCTGGGGATCGCGTTCCGCAAGCTGGGCGTGGAGGTCACGGTGGTCGAGGCGCTGGACCGCATCCTGCCGCTCTATGATGCGCAGCTCGTCGCGCCGGTCGCCAAATGGCTGGAGAAGAACGGCGTCGCGCTGCATCTGGGCGCCAAGGCGAAGGGGCTCGGCAAGGACGGGCTTGCGGCCGAGCTGAAGGACGGCAGCACGGTCGACATCGCGGCGGACAACATCCTGGTGACGGTGGGGCGCAAGCCCGCGACCGAGGGCTGGGGGCTGGAGAACATGGCGGTCGACATGGACGGCCGCTTCGTGAAGGTGGACGACCAGTGCCGCACGGCGATGAAGAATGTCTGGGCGGTGGGCGACCTCGTCGGCGAGCCGATGCTGGAGCACAAGGCCGCCACGCAGGGCGAGATGGTCGCCGAGATCATCGCCGGGCATAAGCGACGCTTCGATCCCATGACCATCGCGGCGGTGTGCTTCACCGAGCCCGAGATCGTCAGCGCCGGCATGAGCCCGCACGAGGCCGAGGGCGAGGACGTCATCACCGCCGTGTTCCCGTTCATGGCGAACGGGCGGGCGCTGTCGATGGACGGCGGCGACAATGGCGGCTTCGTGCGCATCCTGGCGCGCAAGTCCGATCATCGCGTGCTGGGCATCCAGGCGGTCGGCGCGCATGTCAGCGAACTGTCGAACGAATTCTCGCTCGCGCTGGAAATGGGCGCGGTGCTGGAGGACATTGCCGGGACGATCCATGTCCATCCGACGCTGGGCGAGGCGTTCCACGAATCCGCCCTGCGCGCGCTCGGTCACGCCATCCACATCTGA
- a CDS encoding dihydrolipoamide acetyltransferase family protein: protein MGRYVFKLPDVGEGTAEAEIVAWHVKVGDDIHEDQNMVDVMTDKATVEMTSPVTGKVVALHGEPGQMASVGSPLVELEVEGAGNAKANGQAAPEKKVEAPAKPVATPAPKPEKVAAKPVARAAVHPATFVLEEGDRPLAAPAVRQRARDRGVDLRLVPGTGPAGRITHEDLDAYIAAGGRVAARGGGTSYAPREGVEEVKVIGLRRRIAESMQNSKRRIPHFAYVEEIDMTELEDLRAHLNKTRRDDQPKLNVLPFLMRALVKVLPAYPQINARFDDEAGVVHRHAAVHIGIATQTANGLIVPVVRHAEARDVWDSALEVARVSAAARENKASKEDLTGSTITITSLGALGGVATTPVINYPEVGIIGPNAIVERPVVRGGQIVVRKMMNLSSSFDHRVVDGYDAAEFIQKIKALLEHPATLFMD from the coding sequence GGACAAGGCGACGGTGGAGATGACCTCGCCGGTCACCGGCAAGGTCGTGGCGCTGCACGGCGAGCCGGGCCAGATGGCGTCGGTCGGATCGCCCCTGGTCGAACTCGAAGTCGAAGGCGCGGGAAACGCCAAGGCCAACGGCCAAGCGGCACCGGAGAAGAAGGTTGAGGCTCCGGCAAAGCCGGTCGCCACGCCGGCGCCGAAGCCGGAGAAGGTTGCCGCGAAACCCGTGGCGCGTGCGGCGGTGCATCCCGCGACCTTCGTGCTGGAGGAAGGCGACAGGCCGCTCGCGGCGCCGGCGGTGCGCCAGCGGGCGCGCGATCGCGGCGTCGATCTGCGGCTGGTGCCGGGCACCGGACCCGCCGGCCGCATCACCCATGAAGACCTCGACGCCTATATCGCCGCTGGCGGGCGCGTCGCGGCGCGCGGTGGCGGCACGTCCTATGCGCCGCGCGAAGGCGTCGAGGAGGTGAAGGTGATCGGCCTGCGCCGCCGCATCGCCGAAAGCATGCAGAATTCCAAACGGCGCATTCCGCATTTCGCCTATGTCGAGGAAATCGACATGACGGAGCTGGAAGACCTGCGGGCGCATCTGAACAAGACCAGGCGCGACGACCAGCCCAAGCTGAACGTGCTGCCCTTCCTGATGCGGGCGCTGGTGAAGGTGCTGCCGGCCTATCCGCAGATCAATGCGCGGTTCGACGACGAGGCCGGCGTGGTGCACCGCCATGCCGCGGTCCATATCGGCATCGCGACGCAGACTGCGAACGGGCTGATCGTGCCGGTGGTGCGCCATGCCGAGGCCCGCGATGTGTGGGACAGCGCGCTCGAAGTCGCGCGCGTCTCGGCGGCGGCGCGCGAGAACAAGGCGTCGAAGGAGGATCTCACCGGCTCGACCATCACCATCACCAGCCTGGGCGCGCTGGGCGGGGTGGCGACCACGCCGGTCATCAACTATCCGGAGGTCGGCATCATCGGGCCGAATGCGATCGTCGAGCGTCCCGTCGTGCGCGGCGGCCAGATCGTGGTGCGCAAGATGATGAACCTGTCGTCGTCCTTCGACCATCGCGTGGTCGACGGCTACGATGCGGCGGAGTTCATCCAGAAGATCAAGGCGCTGCTGGAACATCCCGCCACGCTGTTCATGGACTAA